The Aliiroseovarius sediminilitoris region GCCGGGACTTCCCAGCAGAACCGCACACCTCGCGCCTGTCGCCTTACTTGCAGTCCGGCAATATCAGCCCCCGTCAGATTTGGGCGGCGCTCGATCGCGCCGAACATCTGGGCCAGATGTCTGGTCGCGACGCCGAGAAATTCCGCGCAGAGTTGGGCTGGCGTGACTTCGCAGCCTATCTGCTGTTTCACAACCGCGACTTCGAAGATACCGAGTTTCAGCCCAAGTTCCGTAGCTTCCCATGGCGCCATGACACGGACGCCCTGATCGCGTGGCAACGCGGCCAGTCGGGCTATCCCATCGTTGATGCCGGGATGCGCGAGCTTTGGCAGACGGGGTATATGCACAACCGCGTTCGCATGGTGGTCGCGTCCTTTTTGGTGAAGCATCTGCGGATCGACTGGCGCGCCGGGCGCGATTGGTTCTGGGACACGCTGCTGGACGGTGATCTAGCATCGAACGCGGCAAGTTGGCAGTGGGTGGCGGGATGCGGGGCGGATGCAGCCCCCTATTTCCGCGTTTTCAACCCGATGACGCAGGCCGAAAAATTCGACCCGGATGGCGGCTATATCCGTCAGTATGTGCCTGAAATTGCGGCCCTGCCCGACAGATATCTGGCTGCCCCATGGAAGGCCCCTGAAGATGTGCGCGCCAAGGCGGGCGTCGAGATTGGCCGGACCTATCCGGCCCCGATGGTGGATCACGCCACCGCCCGCCGCGCCGCATTGGAGGCGTTTGAAAGCCTGCCCTCGCCGGGTGATGATCTGGTTTGAACGCCGATCAGATTCAAAACCTTCACTTGACCGTTACACTTTCCATGCCATCATGTGTTGGGTTCGGAGGGGAACATGTTGGAATTTTTGCCAAAAGAAGTGCGTGAGGGACTGGAAGCCGCACGTAAGAAGGACCTCAAGAAGAAAAGTAGGCTTCGGATTCGTGTGAATGAAGAAGTCTTTCCGGTGCTCGATTTCTGGGAGGGCGGCTTCGCTCTTGATGCCGAACGAGCGCCCCACCTGCGCGGACTTGTTGACCTGTATGACGGATCACGCCACCTGTATCAGTGCCTGATCATCGCGTCCGAAGAAGACAACGGCCAAATGAGATACGAATTCAAATGGCGGGCCGAAGCCCATGACAAAGCCCCCCTGGATTTTGCGCAGGAAGAAAACGCGCCGGTTGCGCTGATTGAAGGGGAAGGCTGACCGGTCTGCCCTCAGAGGTCAGGGTCTGATCTCGACGAGTGTTCCGATGGGGGTGACGGCCCAAAGCTCTTCTATTTCGGCATTGGACAACGCGATGCTGCCATTGGTCCAGTCCTTTGTGATCGGATCCGGGCTGTTTCGCTTGTTTGGTTGGCCGTGGATGAAAATATCCCCGCCAGAATCACCCCCGTCGGCAATGGTGCGCGCGCGATCCTTGGGCAAGGGGTAGTCGATGCCCAGCGACAAGTGAAACGCACTTTTTTCGTTGCGGCGATCAATCCTGAATATGCCTTCCGGGGTCATGCCATCCCCTTGTAATGCCTTGTCACCTACGGGCGAAAAGCCCAATGCAATCTCATAGGTGCGGACAGCGGTGTCGGCCTGAAACACGATCATCCTGCGGTCTGATTTTTCAATCACGATACGGTCGATCTGGCCGATGATCGGCTCAAGTGTCGTGGGGGGTGCAGGGGGCGTGTAGCGATCCCAAAGGAAGAAGCCCAACACGCCGATAAAGACAAGAAGTGAAAGTCGAGAAAAGAAATGCGCCAAACCGTTCATGGCGCGCGTGTGTGCCAAGCGCGCCTTGTGTTCAAGGAATAACTTGCGGTGAATTTCGCGTTAGGCGGTTCTCTGCCGGTCGAAATGCTATTGTAGGTCGCTGAAAGCCTGCTTCATTCGCGTTACGGCTTCTTCCACCCGCGCGCCTTGTGTGGCGAGGTTGAAACGCTGATACCCATCGCCGCCCGTGCCGAAGCCGGGGCCGGGGCTGACGGCAATGCGTGCGTCGTCGCGGATACGCGCCGCAACCTCTTCATGCGACATGCCGGTACCGGAGAAATTGACCCAGGCCAGATAAGTGGCCTGCAACGGCATCGAGGACACACCCGGAATGCTGTTGATGCCTTCGTCAAACAGGGCTTTGTTTCGCGTCAGGTGGGCGATCTGTTCGTCAACCCACGCCGCCCCTTCAGGCGAATACGCGGCGGTGATCATCGCCAAAGCCAACATGCCGGGTGCATAGTCAAGTTTACTAAGCTGATTGTGCATCTCGGCCCTGAGCCTGCTGTCCGCAATGATCAAGTTGCCGGTGCGCTGACCGGCGATGTTGAAGGTCTTTGACGGTGCAGTTAGTGTCACCAACCGCGATCGTGCGTCAGGTGCCGCGACGGCCATCGGAACGAACGTGTTTCCAGGATAGACCAGATCGTGGTGGACTTCATCTGACACCAGTAACAACCCATTGCGATCTGCAAAATTGGCAACAGCACGCAGTTCATCTTTGGTCCAGACCCGGCCTGATGGGTTCTGTGGCGAACACCAAAGGAGAATCTTTTCGTTGCCTGTCAGGCGCGACTGCGCGTCGTCCAGATCAAGCTCGTACTGGTCCCCGGCCAGGGCCAGCGGACACTCCACCACCTGGCGGTTGTTCTTTCTGATCTTCAGTGCAAACTCATGGTAAACGGGTGTGAAGATCACGATCCCGTCGCCCGGTTCGCTCCAGACGTTCAGGCACAGTGCAATCGCGT contains the following coding sequences:
- a CDS encoding cryptochrome/photolyase family protein translates to MSTSEPSNAILLFRDDLRLSDHPALTAAAQSGQCLTCAFILDPNAPYPPGGARRWWLHHALNALTAQLADLGGKLVLRTGATADVLADLRKETGATHIYWSRRYTPDEIASDTALKADLTAAGCTVQSHPGRYLLEPWRVTTKSGTPFKVFSPFWRASRDEIRAVGLGDPLPVPKNITFADEVATASLEDFDLLPTAPNWAKGFEALWHPGEEGAMARLDAFLEEGAQGYAKGRDFPAEPHTSRLSPYLQSGNISPRQIWAALDRAEHLGQMSGRDAEKFRAELGWRDFAAYLLFHNRDFEDTEFQPKFRSFPWRHDTDALIAWQRGQSGYPIVDAGMRELWQTGYMHNRVRMVVASFLVKHLRIDWRAGRDWFWDTLLDGDLASNAASWQWVAGCGADAAPYFRVFNPMTQAEKFDPDGGYIRQYVPEIAALPDRYLAAPWKAPEDVRAKAGVEIGRTYPAPMVDHATARRAALEAFESLPSPGDDLV
- a CDS encoding L,D-transpeptidase family protein produces the protein MNGLAHFFSRLSLLVFIGVLGFFLWDRYTPPAPPTTLEPIIGQIDRIVIEKSDRRMIVFQADTAVRTYEIALGFSPVGDKALQGDGMTPEGIFRIDRRNEKSAFHLSLGIDYPLPKDRARTIADGGDSGGDIFIHGQPNKRNSPDPITKDWTNGSIALSNAEIEELWAVTPIGTLVEIRP
- a CDS encoding MalY/PatB family protein: MSFDKITDRRGTHSSKWDKMEKLFGVSPEDGLAMWTADSDYPTAPCVIDAVKRAADHGVFGYSWEYPEYLNAVAWWMKTRHGWDVDPNWVLTSQGLGNAIALCLNVWSEPGDGIVIFTPVYHEFALKIRKNNRQVVECPLALAGDQYELDLDDAQSRLTGNEKILLWCSPQNPSGRVWTKDELRAVANFADRNGLLLVSDEVHHDLVYPGNTFVPMAVAAPDARSRLVTLTAPSKTFNIAGQRTGNLIIADSRLRAEMHNQLSKLDYAPGMLALAMITAAYSPEGAAWVDEQIAHLTRNKALFDEGINSIPGVSSMPLQATYLAWVNFSGTGMSHEEVAARIRDDARIAVSPGPGFGTGGDGYQRFNLATQGARVEEAVTRMKQAFSDLQ